The following coding sequences are from one Haploplasma axanthum window:
- the obgE gene encoding GTPase ObgE: MFIDEVVVEVYGGRGGHGMTSFRREKYVEYGGPSGGNGGNGGNVIFVGDEGKLTLVDFRYQRHIKAQNGENGKSKGMHGANASSTYIKVPLGTIVYDTETGRKIGEITYNKQELIVAKGGRGGRGNMAFATNKNPAPRVSENGDKGETLKIKIDLKVLADVGLLGFPSVGKSTIISVVSNARPKIADYPFTTLAPNLGMVNYKNKDFVLADLPGLIENAADGLGLGIKFLKHIERCRIFLHVIDLTNEDPYLSFEIINNELKKYNEELLKRKQIVVLNKSDAVDQEKINDTLKKFSNYDTLLISAYTKEGINELLDRVIYELENIPPLIVDEDKTHEVYELETKDNDVDIYRENGMFYVIGSQVELFFNRTNFGEEESIKRFARQLRTLGVEDKLRQLGAKTGDTINVYGYEFDYLGD; the protein is encoded by the coding sequence ATGTTTATAGATGAAGTAGTAGTTGAAGTTTATGGTGGCCGTGGTGGTCATGGTATGACTTCGTTTAGAAGAGAAAAATATGTTGAATATGGTGGACCAAGTGGTGGTAACGGTGGCAATGGTGGCAACGTTATTTTTGTTGGTGATGAAGGTAAATTAACACTAGTTGATTTCAGATATCAAAGACATATAAAAGCCCAAAATGGTGAAAATGGTAAGTCTAAGGGTATGCATGGAGCAAATGCATCAAGTACATATATTAAAGTTCCGCTTGGAACAATCGTTTATGATACTGAAACAGGTAGAAAAATTGGTGAAATTACTTATAATAAACAAGAATTAATTGTTGCTAAAGGTGGCCGTGGTGGTAGAGGTAATATGGCTTTTGCTACTAATAAAAACCCGGCACCACGTGTTAGTGAAAATGGTGATAAAGGTGAAACTCTTAAAATAAAAATTGATTTAAAAGTTTTAGCAGATGTTGGATTATTAGGATTTCCAAGTGTTGGAAAATCAACTATAATATCTGTAGTTTCTAATGCTAGACCAAAAATCGCTGATTACCCTTTTACGACTCTTGCACCAAATTTAGGAATGGTTAATTATAAAAATAAAGATTTTGTTCTAGCTGATTTACCAGGGCTAATTGAGAATGCTGCTGATGGGTTAGGTTTAGGAATTAAGTTTTTAAAACATATTGAAAGATGTAGAATCTTTTTACATGTTATTGATTTGACAAACGAAGATCCATATTTATCATTTGAAATTATCAATAATGAATTAAAAAAATATAATGAAGAATTACTAAAAAGAAAACAAATTGTTGTTTTAAATAAAAGTGATGCAGTTGATCAAGAAAAAATTAATGATACTTTAAAGAAGTTTTCAAATTATGATACATTATTAATATCTGCATATACTAAAGAAGGTATCAATGAATTACTTGATCGTGTAATTTATGAACTTGAAAATATTCCACCTCTTATTGTTGATGAAGATAAGACTCATGAAGTTTATGAACTTGAAACTAAAGATAATGATGTTGATATTTATCGTGAAAATGGAATGTTCTATGTGATTGGTTCTCAAGTTGAATTATTTTTTAACAGAACCAACTTTGGCGAAGAAGAATCAATTAAGAGATTTGCTCGTCAATTAAGAACGCTAGGTGTTGAAGATAAACT